From the genome of Nakamurella flavida:
GGTCGAACCAGTGCGCGGTGCCGAGCTGCTCGGCGAGGAACCGGGTGAGCGGCGGGGTGTCCCGGCGACGCAGCACCGTCCAGGCCGCCTCGACGACGGTGCCGGCCACCCGGGCCAACGGCAGCGGCACCGACCGGGCGGGGACCGGGACCCCGGCGGCCAGGCAGATCCGGTCGAGGATCTCGCCGACCGGACGCGGCTCGCCGTTGGAGACGACGAACGCCTCGCCGTGCACGGGGCCGCAGGCGTCGAGCGCCGCGACCATCGCGTCGGCGGCGTTGTCGACGTAGGTGGTGTCGATCAGGGCGGCTCCGGTGCCGATGATCGGGAGTCCGCCGCGGGCGGCGCGCTGCACGATGCGGCCGACCAGCTGCGTGTCGCCCGGGCCCCACACCAGGTGCGGCCGGACGCTGATGACGGCGAGGTCGGGGGAGTCCGCCGCGAGGGCGAGCTGCTCGGCGCGGGCCTTGGAACGGGAGTAGTGGCTGCCGGCGGTCGCCGGGTCGGCGGGCTGGGCGCCCACCCCGACCAGGGGCTCGCCGGCGTGCGCAACCGACGGGGAAGACACGTTCACCAGCCGCCCGACCCCGGCGGTACGGCAGGCGTCCACCACGGTGGCGGTGCCCTCGACGTTGACCCGGTGGTACTCGGCGGCCGCGCCGACCACGTCCACCTTGGCCGCCATGTGCAGCACGGCGTCCTGACCGGCCACGGCCCGGGCGACCGCCGCGGGATCGGTGAGCGATCCCAGCACCTCGCGACAGTCGAGCCCGGCGGGGTTCCGCTGCAGCACGGTGACCTGGTCACCGCGGGCGATCAGCCGGTGCGCGGTGGCCCGGCCCATCATCCCGCTGGCCCCGGTGAGCAGGACCTTCATCCGCCCGCGACCGTCATCCGCCGGCCAGCTCGTCGGCGGCCCAGCGGGCCAGGGCCGAGCGGTCGATCTTGGAGTTGTGCCGGATGTCCACGGGCAGGGACTCGCGGCGCAGCACGGCGGCCACCGGGACTCCGGCGGCGGCCCGCACCCGGTTGGCCAGGCCCGTCCCGACCCGCAGCTCGCCGGGCCCGGACAGCACCACGACGACCTGCTGGGTGCCGGCCGGCCCGACACCCACGACCGCGGCCGGGGTGCCCTCGTCACCGACCTCGAGCTCGACGCGCTGCTCGATGCCGACCGGGGTCACGGGGCCGTCCGGGCCGGTGATGACATGGACGAACCGCCCCTGCACCCAGAGTCGACCCTGCTCGTCGAGCATCCCGACGTCGCCGGTGCGGTGCCAGCCCGGGTGGGCGGCCGCGAGCTGGTCGGTGAACCACAGCGCGTCGTAGCTGTCCTTGACGTGGGCGGCCCGCACCCAGATCTCCCCGGTGATCCCGGGCCGGTCGGTCAACTCGGTGGTGGAGACGCCGTCGGCGTCCAGCGGCGTGATGCGCACCTGCACCCCGGCCAGCGGGTGCCCGACGCAGACCCCGTCACCGCGGCCGGCGGCGTCGATGCCGGCCAGCGAGATGTCCGCGACCGGGAGGGCCTCGGTCATCCCGTACGGCGTGTGGGGATCGGCGTGCGGCAGCAGGTCGGCCAGGGCGTGCAGCACGTCGGCGGGCACCGGCGCTCCCGCACTCATCAGCAGCCGCACCCTGGCCAGGGCGTGGCGCTGACGGCGGTTGGCCAGCTCGGCGGTGGCCAGCACGTTGCGCAGCGCGGCGGGGGAGGCGAAGACGACGGTGGCGTCGATCGCCCGCGCCGCGTCGCCCAGGGCCCGCGCGGTGAGCGACCCCGGCTTGGTCACGTCGGTGGCGGGCACGGCCGAGCGGACCCCCAGCGCCGGCCCGTAGAGGGCGAACGGCGCGAACGCGGCGACCATCCGGTCGTCCGCGGTGAGCCCGTAGGTGCTGCGGATGAGCGCGAGCTGGGCCCGGAGCTGCCGGTGCCGGTATAGCACGCCCTTGGCCGGGCCGGTGGCGCCGGAGGTGAACAGGACGGCGGCCTCGGCATCGAGCTCGGGCTCGATCGGGTCCACCGGGTGCAGGTCCCCGTAGTGCTCCAGCCCGGGCAGGGTCCAGCTGACGGACCCGGCTCGGCGCACGACGCCGGACGGCTCGCGGACGCTGATCCGGGTGCCGGGCAGACCCATCGGGGCGGCGGCGAGCAGGCCGGGGGTGTCGGCGATGAGGTGGTCGATGCGGGCGCTGCGCAGCGCCCGGGCCATCCCCCGCAGGCCGAGCCCCTTGTCGGCGACGACGACGACGCCGCCGGCCCGCCAGACCGCGTACAGGGCGACGGTCAGCTCGATCGACGGCGGCACGAGCAGGGCGACCCGGTCACCGGTACGCAGACCGTGGCCGCGCAGACCGGCGGCGATCCGGGTGACCCGGGTGTGCAGCTCGCGCCAGGTGATGGAGCGGCCGCCGACCTCGGTGACGGCGGGTTCGTCGTCCTCGCGCCGGGCCTCCAGCCGGTCGAAGACCGACGGGGCGTCGGAGGGCAGCGCGGCGGGGATCTCCGGAGCACCGTCGAGCAGGCCGCTCACCCAGCTCACCGTGGCGTCGACGTACTGCGGGGCGTCCTCGGCGAGCAGATGGCCGGCGGTCTCGAAGCGGTGCAGCTGCGCCTGGGGCAGCCGGTCGAGTAGGTCGCGCAGGTGCTCCTCGCGGAACACCGGGTCCTTCGGCCCCCACAGCAGCAGGGCCGGTACGTCCAGGTCGCGGGTGCCCTCGGCGATGACGTCCAGGGTGGGCCGGCTCGGGTGGTCGGCGGCGAACGGCACGTCGGCGACGAACTCACCGACCGCGGCCCGCTGGGCGGGGGAGCGGTACGGCGCCGCGAAGGCGTCCCGGACGTCCTTGGGGGCCCACGGGCGGACCAGCGACGTGGTGGCCCGGACGAAGAGCGGGGTGGCCACGCAGGCCACCGCGTTCACGGCGGGGACGTGGGCGAGCCGGATGAGCGGGGGCCCGGCCGAGGTGCCCGGCTGGTGGACCGCGGTGTTGGTCAGTACGACCCCGGCCAGCAGTTCGGGGTGCTCCCGGGCCCAGCCCAGGGAGACGATGCCGCCCCAGTCATGGGCGACGGTGACGACGGGGCCGCGCAGGCGCAGCGCCTCGGTCAGCGCCCCGAGGTCGGCGACCCGGTCGGCGAGCACCCGGGGGCCGTCGAGCCGTTCGGACCAGCCCATGCCGAGCTGGTCCGGGGCGACGACCCGCCAGGTCGACGGGGCCTGCTCGACGAGCCGGCGCCAGAGGTAACTCCAGGTCGGGTTGCCGTGCACGCACAGCAGGGTGACCTCGGGGACGTCCGGGACGGGTCGGTCGGCCCAGCTGTCCAGGACGTGGAACGTGCGCTCAGCGCCCTTCGCACCGCCATCACTGCCGTCACCGACCCGTGCCCGGACCAGTCGCGACCACGCCGGGTCGAGCCCGGGCAGGCCGGCGGGCGGCCGGGAGGCGGAACGGGCGCGGAGGTGCCCGATCACCACACGATCTCGGCGAAGGAGGCGTTGAGGCCGGACCCGATGCCCATCAGCAGCA
Proteins encoded in this window:
- a CDS encoding NAD-dependent epimerase/dehydratase family protein, with the translated sequence MKVLLTGASGMMGRATAHRLIARGDQVTVLQRNPAGLDCREVLGSLTDPAAVARAVAGQDAVLHMAAKVDVVGAAAEYHRVNVEGTATVVDACRTAGVGRLVNVSSPSVAHAGEPLVGVGAQPADPATAGSHYSRSKARAEQLALAADSPDLAVISVRPHLVWGPGDTQLVGRIVQRAARGGLPIIGTGAALIDTTYVDNAADAMVAALDACGPVHGEAFVVSNGEPRPVGEILDRICLAAGVPVPARSVPLPLARVAGTVVEAAWTVLRRRDTPPLTRFLAEQLGTAHWFDQRRTRQALDWVPQVPLDAGFARLTESLRG
- a CDS encoding alpha/beta fold hydrolase translates to MIGHLRARSASRPPAGLPGLDPAWSRLVRARVGDGSDGGAKGAERTFHVLDSWADRPVPDVPEVTLLCVHGNPTWSYLWRRLVEQAPSTWRVVAPDQLGMGWSERLDGPRVLADRVADLGALTEALRLRGPVVTVAHDWGGIVSLGWAREHPELLAGVVLTNTAVHQPGTSAGPPLIRLAHVPAVNAVACVATPLFVRATTSLVRPWAPKDVRDAFAAPYRSPAQRAAVGEFVADVPFAADHPSRPTLDVIAEGTRDLDVPALLLWGPKDPVFREEHLRDLLDRLPQAQLHRFETAGHLLAEDAPQYVDATVSWVSGLLDGAPEIPAALPSDAPSVFDRLEARREDDEPAVTEVGGRSITWRELHTRVTRIAAGLRGHGLRTGDRVALLVPPSIELTVALYAVWRAGGVVVVADKGLGLRGMARALRSARIDHLIADTPGLLAAAPMGLPGTRISVREPSGVVRRAGSVSWTLPGLEHYGDLHPVDPIEPELDAEAAVLFTSGATGPAKGVLYRHRQLRAQLALIRSTYGLTADDRMVAAFAPFALYGPALGVRSAVPATDVTKPGSLTARALGDAARAIDATVVFASPAALRNVLATAELANRRQRHALARVRLLMSAGAPVPADVLHALADLLPHADPHTPYGMTEALPVADISLAGIDAAGRGDGVCVGHPLAGVQVRITPLDADGVSTTELTDRPGITGEIWVRAAHVKDSYDALWFTDQLAAAHPGWHRTGDVGMLDEQGRLWVQGRFVHVITGPDGPVTPVGIEQRVELEVGDEGTPAAVVGVGPAGTQQVVVVLSGPGELRVGTGLANRVRAAAGVPVAAVLRRESLPVDIRHNSKIDRSALARWAADELAGG